The Pseudomonadota bacterium DNA window TGCATCTTTCATCGGGTTTTGCTTTATTTATATATTTATGTATCTCTAACGGAACGTCCGTTGTTATCCTATCAACATTTTCTAGGCTTTTCAGCTCTTTTATATCATTTAACGTATAAATCTCAACATCAATTCCATTTTCTTGCATATTTTCAATAAAATCAGGTGTTAATATTTTTCTATGGACGGAAACCTGATCGGGCTTAAAACCGCAAATTTCTTCAATTCCATTAATATCAGGGAGCTTTTTCACCACTGTTTTACCTGTTGTTATGAAGTCTTTTTTGAGGTTGACCCTTTTTTTCCCCTCAAGCAAAAGGCAATATTGCCTTTCCGGCTGTTGTTTTTTCGCATGTTGCAAAACCGATTCCTGAAACGACCTTATAGCGGTTTGACTGTCTATTTTAGGATAATCGGCAAGCATATGTAATATATTATCGACCAATTTATTATCAGGACTTTTTATCTCTAGATGGAACTCAAAAGCCGGTGAAAAACCCGAAGATTTAACAGCCTCCAGCCCCTCTCTTAAACTATCTATGTCCGGTCTTTTTTCCCTTAATTCTTCGGCACTAATAGCCCCGACTTCTATATAGCTATAGCTTTTACGTTTTTTATACTCGCCGTCACTCATTAAATCTTTGGTAAGAACTTTGTCGTGCATCAAAAACGGAACTGAATCGGAAGTGCCTACAACATCAAACTCAACACCGCTGACTCCGTATCTTTCAAGTTTCACGGCTTCAAGCATCATTTGCACGCTGTTAGTCTTGTGCCAAATTATTTTACTGCCGTTTTGTAATAACTTCTGCAAATGTTTCATAATAACCCGTTATCACATATGTTAACTTTTGTCAAAATAAGACATTGCGGAAGTGTTCGATATAGATAGATTTTGACATGCTTGAATTTTATAATCTTTGTCATTCCTGTAAAATGGCGTAAAAACTCCCTCTCCCTAAGGGAGAGGGGTGGGGTGAGGGATTTTTTCAACATATGCTTTAACTACAAACTAATGTTTTTGTTGAAACACCCCTCCCTCTTCCTAGCCTTCTGGCAAAGGGAGAAGGGACTAAGAGTTGAACTTTACACTATTTTGCAGAGGTTTCTATAATTTATCAAGCAGCTACATTAGACTTTATCAACTCCACACCAAAGCATCTTTGATAATATTCCGAGATTATAAATTTTTCGGACTCATCACATTTATTGAAAAATGTCAGGCAGAAAGATTTTTCAAGGTCGCCGAATATTTCATAATTTTCTGCCCATGTGATTACCGTTCTTGGCGACATTACCGTTGAAAGGTCGCCGGACTTGAACCCCTCACGGGTCAAATCTGCCATAGTGACCATTGCATCGGCTTTTTTCTTATCTTTTTTGAGCTTAGGGGCTTTCGCAAATAATATCTCAAGCTCTTTGGCTTTTGAAAGATAATTCAACGTGGCAACTATGTTCCACCTGTCCATCTGTCCCTGATTAATAGGCTGCACACCATGATAAAGCCCCGTTACATCGCCTAACCCGACAGTGTTGGCGGTGGCAAATATCCTAAAGTAAGGGTGTGGTCTTATAACTTCATTCTTATCAAGCAAGGTGAATTTCCCGTCCGCCTCAAGCAGACGTTGCAATACGAACATTACATCGGGACGGGCAGCGTCATATTCATCAAAAACCAGTGCTACAGGTCTTTTAAGGCTCCACGGTATTATTCCGTCATTGAATTTTGTAACCTGCTTGCCGTCCTCGATAATAATAACATCACGACCTATAAGGTCTATCCTACTTATATTACCGTCCAGATTAATACGCATACAAGGCCAGTTAAGACGGGCAGCAATCTGTTCAATATGGCTTGATTTTCCCGTACCGTGAAACCCCTGCACCATAACCCTGCGGTTATGTACGAAGCCGGCAAGGATACTAAGCGTTGTATCTTTATCAAAACAATAAGCCTCGTCAATATCCGGAACGAACTCCGTTCTTTTAGAAAAAGCCGCAACTTCCATATCTACATCAATACCAAAGGTCTTTTTTACCGATAGTTTTATATCAGGCTTATCCGTTTGTTCTGAAACGCTCATGAATTTTTCCTTGTAAAATTTTATTTGATACCGCAATTTTTAAGGTAGTTATATGCTTCCGTCACTTCTTTAAATTTGTCCTCATTACCTTTACCGTTTACATCAGGATGGTATTTTTTGGCAAGTTCTTTATATTTATTTTTTATTTGCCGCATAGTAACAGGAAGGGTAAGACCGAATACCTTCATATATTTCATCTGAGAGTCCGGAATATCCTTTAACCTCTCTCTTTTAGCACCCGTAAAATTAAATTCCCTATAAACCTTTTCCCTAAGCTCATCTTCGGAAAAGTTACGGAAAGTAGCGTCACGCTTGAATGTTCTCCTGTGTCCCGTTACACTATCGATATAAAATCCCTCTATCTCATCTTGTTCCATACCGGAGAAAAAATCCCATGACTTATTATATATCTTCACGTGATCCAAACAGAAGTGATATCTTTCCTTTGAATTATAAGGGGATTTAGGTGCAGGATAATCACCGCCGGCACTACAGCCCTTAAAGCAGCAGCCGTCTTTTTTATCTTCTAATTCAAATGGTACTTTTCTAGCCTTCATATTAACATTATGACGCTTTTACGGTTATTTTTCAACTATATATTCATATATCGTAAGAACTTAGCTCCCCTGCCCTGTTTTTCTGCTTTTGCCTGATAATTAGTGCGTACCCAGTCACTTGGCGGATCGTTACTAACGCTTATTTTTTTCAAGCCTTCAAAAGCCTCAAGATGTTCAAAAATCCACTGCCCGTATTCAACATGGTCGGTTGCAACTTCTAAGATACCGTCTTTTTTCAGAACACCTGATATAAGACCAAGCATATCCTGATTAATGATACGTTTTTTGTGATGCCTGACCTTTGGCCATGGGTCGGGGAAAAGTACGAATATCTTATCAACAGAACCTGCCCCCAGCTTTTCAAGCAGCAATCTTGCATCGCCATGCAACACCTTGATATTTTGCGTTTTCTCTTCGTGAATATATTTTAGCAACCTTGCTACACCATTGATAAAAGGCTCGCACCCGATAAAACCGATTTGAGGATTATTTTTAGCATAGCCGACAAGATGCTCCCCTTTGCCGAAGCCGATTTCAATACAGAACTCTTTATATTGATTACTGAATATCGAAGGAAGATTTATTTCATTATCAACACTAACTGAAACTTCAGGTAAGATATTATCGACAAACCATTGTTGTTCCCTGCCCAATTTACGCCCCTGTACACGACCGAACGACCTCATAAGTTCATCACTCATAGCAGGCTTGTTATTTCGCTTGTCGGGTATCATAGCAATAAGAACCTATTATACTTTATGTCATTTTTGAAACTTACTCGGAATCTTTTTTAAAGAAGTAATGTGCTGCAATAAGTTCGGCACACCGAGCATGACAAAATATATTACAACAAATCCTTCAAATCATCGATTAAATCCGTTTTTTCCCAAGGGAAACTACCGTCATCAGACGGAGTGCGACCAAAATGCCCATAAGCTGCCGTTTTGCGGTATATAGGTTTATTCAGACCTAAATGCTCACGAATACCACGCGGCGTAAGCCTTACAAGTTCTTTAATTCTGGACTCTAACTTTTTGTTATCTACATGGTTGTTACCGAACGTATTAACATAAAATGAAACAGGCTCAGAAACACCTATAGCATAAGCTATCTGTATATCACATTGATTAGCACAACCCGAAGCCACAACATTCTTGGCAAGATATCTTGCCATATAGGCGGCAGATCGGTCAACTTTTGTAGGGTCTTTTCCTGAGAACGCACCGCCACCATGCGGGGCTGCTCCGCCATAAGTATCAACAATTATCTTACGTCCCGTTAAACCGCAGTCACCGTCAGGCCCACCTATTACGAACTTACCCGTTGGATTGGTCAGGAATCTTGTTTTATCGGTGAACATACCTTCAGGCAATGCTTTAGTCACATATTTCCTTACTATCTCACGCACTTCTTCCTGTGACACGCCTTCTTCATGCTGGGTTGAAACCAACACCGCATCAACACGAGTTGGAATGCCGCCTTCATAACCATAGGTAACCTGCGATTTTGCGTCAGGTCCTAACCCCTTTGCCTCACCCGAATGCCTTGCATCGGCAAGTGCTTTCAAAATCCTGTGTGAATAATGAATCGGAGCCGGCATAAACACATCTGTTTCATCACATGCATAGCCGAACATAAGCCCCTGATCGCCCGCACCTTCATCTTTATTGCCGCCTGCATCGACACCTTGTGCTATATCTGCCGACTGCTCATGTATATAAATATCTATATCGGCATTCCTCCAGTGAAAACCTTCCTGTTCGTAGCCGATATCCTTTACCACTCCTCTTGCAACTTCTTCAAGGCGTTCATGGGATACTTCCACAGGACATCTCACCTCGCCTGCAAGAACTATTTTATTTGTTGTAACAAGAGTTTCAACGGCAACCCTTGACTCGCCGTACTTTCCCAGATACTCATCAACTATAGCGTCGGATATCTGGTCACATACCTTATCAGGATGTCCTTCTGACACTGATTCACTTGTAAACAGATATTCCTCCTTCTTAGTGCCTTTTTCTTCATCAATTCTAATGGACATCAAACTACTCATTTTTAATTCACCTATAAAAAACTTTAAGTTTACGAGATTATCTGAAGTAAAGTATTTTGCAAGCACTGGCAAGATAATTTTGTAAATTATTTATCAAACGCTCATATTGCTTTCTATTTTATCTTTTCATATGCCCCAAGGGCTTCTTTTCTCGTCTTTGCAGCATCTATAATAGGGTATGGATAAGTCTTACCAAGCTCTATTTTTGCTTTGTCCAGTATATCCTGCGGTGCTTCCCACGGTTTAAAAAGATATTTATCGGGTAATTTTGCCAGTTCGGGAACGTATTTTCTTGTGTACTGCCCGCTTGCGTCAAAACGCTCTCCCTGATTTATGGGGTTAAAAACCCTAAAATATGGTGCAGCGTCCGCACCGCAACCGGCAACCCATTGCCAGCCTGCAGCATTATTGGCAAGGTCGGCATCGAAAAGGCAGTCCCAAAACCATTTTTCTCCCTCACGCCAATCTATAAGCAGGTTTTTAACCAAAAACGACGCAACTACCATTCTTATCCTGTTATGCATGAACCCCGTTTGCCACAACTCCCTCATACCCGCATCTACTATCGGGTATCCCGTCATTCCTTTTTGCCACTTCTTTAAAAAGCCGTCATTTTTTTTCCACGGGAATTTATCGAATTTTTTTTGTAGGTTATCCCACGGCAAGTCAGGATAATAATACAACAAATTATAAGAAAACTCTCTCCATGCAAGTTCAACGCAAAAATTCTCGGTATTTTCATTCTGCTCATAAAAAAGTACGGAATTCCATATCTGCCTTGGCGATATCTGACCGAAATGTAAATATGGCGATAGTCGGGAATTATTATTTTGAGCCGGAAAGTTCCTGCCTTTTTTATAGTCCTTTATCCCGTCATCTAAAAACGCAAATAACCTTTCTTTAGCACCGTCTTCGCTGATATCCCATTTTTTAAGCAACTCATCATGCCATTTAATTTCAGGAAGCAACTTTAACGAATTAATATCTGTTTCACCTATATTTTTTGTATAGACATTTAATTTTTCAGGCTCTTTTAAAGGCTCAGGGAACTCTTTTAATTGATAGTTCTTTTTGTAAAACGGGGTAAATACCCTATATGGGCTTCCGTCATCTTTTAAAGCTTCCCAAGGCTCCAGTAACAAACTACCGTTAAAAGACTCCACCTCTATTCCGTCATTTTTTAATTTTTCCTTTATATTTTTATCTCCGACAATTGCCCAAGGCTCATAACATCTATTCCAATAGACTGCTTTAGCTTGCGATTTATTTATAATGTCAGACAATATTTTGGCAGGCTCTCCTTTAAATATCTTAAGGTTTCCGCCAAGTTTTTTATTAAGGTCATGCAGGGCATAATGCAACCATACCAGACTAGACTCTCCCATTTGCCTTAGATTTTTCGTAGAATCATCAAATATATATATCGGCAGCACCCGACCTTTTTTTGCAGCCTCATAAAGGGAGGGATTATCTGATATCCTCAGGTCTTGCCTGAACCGGTGTATAATTAAATCAGTCATATTATTTCATTGTAATTAATATTTACAAATGCCAGCCTATACTTTTTTTCAAAAAATTTAACTTAAAACATTTTAATGAACCGACCAAGTGTTAATTTATTAATAATTAGTTTGAATAATAACCGTATTTATAGTAAAATGCCTAACGAAAAAGCGAGGTAATTATGGGAATCTGGTGTTCAAAAATTAGTGATGGCAAAAAACCGGCGGCAGTGATTAATGTGTCGGACAATAGTGATTCTTCAAGTGTAGAATGCAAATCCGATTATGTCAGAGAGAGACCTTCTAAACCATATCACGACACAGGAATCGATAGCGGCTATGAAGCGGACAGTGAAGCTCCTTTAACGAAAGTTGAAATACACGCAAAGGAAGTTCGACAAATAGAAAAAAGATTATCCGATTTATTTAGAAGCTCCAGTTCAGGCTCAAACAGCGAAATATCAAGATAATGGCGTTTAAGCACCTGTTTGTTCATTACATTTTTTGCCGCTTACTATAAATTCTTTTACCGTATCTATATCATTAGCAAGCACTTCATAGCGTTCTTCGGCAGCCATTAAGCCGTATAGACATTCGGGCAGTTTAGCTTCATCAACTCCTGATTTTTCAATTGCTTCAGGAAACTTGGCAGGGTGTGCCGTAGCAATTGTTATAATAGGATTACTCCCCTTAACAGCTTTGTCACGGGCAGCCCTAACCCCGGTTGCGGTATGTGGGTCGATTATCTCGCCCGATTCGTCAAATACCTGTCTAATGGTTTGGCACGTCGCATCATCATCGATGCTCAGACTGCTAAATAATTTTTTTGCTTCAGCGAGTTTGTCAACCTCAACGGATATCCCCTCGCCTGCTTTAAAGCGTTTCATTATTTCATCTATCCTTTGTGCGTCCTGATTGTACAGATAGAAAAGATATCTTTCAAAATTGCTTGAAACCTGAATATCCATACTCGGTGACAGGGTTTTTTCCAGACCGCCACGGCTATAATCATTACTTTCAAAGAAACGGTGTAAAATATCATTTTTATTGGTCGCAACAATAAGCTGTTTTATCGGCAGACCCATTTTTTTGGCTAAAAATCCTGCAAAAATATCCCCGAAATTACCTGTCGGCACTGAAAATATCATTTCTTTTTCAGGCGAGCCTAGTTTTAAGCCTGCATAAAAATAATAAACTATCTGTGCCATTATACGGCACCAGTTGATTGAATTAACCGCAACAAGTGCCTGACCGCTCAAAAAGCCCTGATCGGCAAATAATTCTTTTACGATATGCTGACAATCGTCAAAATTTCCTTCTAAAGCTATATTATACACATTATCCGCCAGAACGGTTGTCATCTGCTTTCTTTGTACATCAGACACCCTGTTATGAGGATGCATTATATATATCTGCACATGCTTGCTGTGCCTACACCCCTCAATAGCCGCAGAACCCGTATCACCTGAGGTAGCACCGACTATAACCACGTCCTGATTACGTTTTGTAAGTATATAATCAAATATCCTGCCCAAAAATTGCAGGGCAAAATCCTTGAAAGCCATTGTAGGACCATGGAACAATTCTAACAAATATTCGTTTTCGGCTATTTTTTTAACAGGAGCTATATCGGCATCACGAAACTGCAAATAGCTTTCTTTTATTATATCTTGCAAAATACTTTGCGGTATTTCATCTTCGATAAAAGGAGTTATTATTTTGAGCATCAGCTCTTCATATGAAAGCCCCTTAAAAGAAGCTATTTCATCTTTGCCGAAGGTTGGGACGGACTCAGGAACATATAGCCCGCCGTCACTTGCCAGCCCTGCTATTACAACATCTTCAAAACTTAAAACAGGAGCTTTCCCCCTTGTACTTATATATTTCATAGCTAGTTTTTTCTCTAAGCCCGACTATCCTTCCAGATATCTTTTTTTCAAATGGTTCTTATAGACCTCAACATCAAGTTCGCTTCCGGTAGCACCCTTGACTATCTCGTCAGATGACATTTTAGAGCCTTTTTCATGCACGTTCTTATTTAACCATTCTTTTAACGGCTTGAAGTCCCCTTTACCTATAGAAGGCATAATATCGTTGTTATTATGGTTTGCCGCATCAAATAACTGGGAGGCATAAATAGCACCTAACGTATATGTAGGGAAATATCCGAAAGCACCGTCCATCCAGTGGATATCCTGCATACAGCCATCTTTATCGTCTTTAACCTTTATTCCGAGGAACTTCTTCATTCCCTGATTCCACGCCTCAGGCAGGTCTTCAACTTCCATATCTCCCGAAATTATATATTTTTCAATATAATATCTTAAAATAATATGGGCAGGATATGTAACCTCATCAGCATCTACCCTTATAAGTGAAGGCTCAACTTTATTATAAATATGGTACAAATTATCAGGGTTAAGGCTTTTTGACTTTGAGTTAAACTCTTTTTTAAGCACTCCGGATACGAAATTGATGAACTCACGGCTTCTACATGCCTGCATCTCTATCAACAAAGACTGGCTTTCATGTATGCTCATACCCCTTGCCTTGCCTACAGGCTGATTAAGCCATTTTTTAGGCAGACCTTCTTCATACATAGCATGTCCGGCTTCATGAACAACCCCCATTAAGGACGGTATAAAATCGTCTTTGTCATATCTGGTTGTTATCCTTATATCGGTCGGATACCCACCGCAAAACGGATGCAAACTCTCGTCAAGTCTGCCGTAATCCCTATCAAATCCTATAACCTCAAGCATTTTAGAAGCTATCATTTTCTGCTTTTCTATATCGAAAGGCCCTTTTATTTGGGTAACTTTTTCAGACTTTTGCTTTTCTACCACCTGACTTATAAAATCAGGTAAAAACTCTTTCAGATTATCAAAGACCTTATCTAACTGTTTGGATTTTCTATCAGGGTCGTACCTGTCAAGTAAAGCATCATATGGCGAACAGCCAAAAGCCTCACCTTTTAATTTTGCAATTTCCCTGACTAAAGAAACAACTTTTTTCAAATGCGGTAATAATTTCTTGAAATCATTATTTGACCTTGCCTCACGCCAGACTATCTCACACTTAGCACCTTCCCTTGTAAGCTCGCTTATTAGCTTTGCAGGAACGGAAGCGTTATGGTTCCAAGCTCTTTTCATTTCATTTAAATTGGCTTTTTGCCAGTCATTTAACTTGCGTCCGTTAATTCCGGCACT harbors:
- a CDS encoding glycerophosphodiester phosphodiesterase; amino-acid sequence: MKHLQKLLQNGSKIIWHKTNSVQMMLEAVKLERYGVSGVEFDVVGTSDSVPFLMHDKVLTKDLMSDGEYKKRKSYSYIEVGAISAEELREKRPDIDSLREGLEAVKSSGFSPAFEFHLEIKSPDNKLVDNILHMLADYPKIDSQTAIRSFQESVLQHAKKQQPERQYCLLLEGKKRVNLKKDFITTGKTVVKKLPDINGIEEICGFKPDQVSVHRKILTPDFIENMQENGIDVEIYTLNDIKELKSLENVDRITTDVPLEIHKYINKAKPDERCK
- a CDS encoding AAA family ATPase, producing MSVSEQTDKPDIKLSVKKTFGIDVDMEVAAFSKRTEFVPDIDEAYCFDKDTTLSILAGFVHNRRVMVQGFHGTGKSSHIEQIAARLNWPCMRINLDGNISRIDLIGRDVIIIEDGKQVTKFNDGIIPWSLKRPVALVFDEYDAARPDVMFVLQRLLEADGKFTLLDKNEVIRPHPYFRIFATANTVGLGDVTGLYHGVQPINQGQMDRWNIVATLNYLSKAKELEILFAKAPKLKKDKKKADAMVTMADLTREGFKSGDLSTVMSPRTVITWAENYEIFGDLEKSFCLTFFNKCDESEKFIISEYYQRCFGVELIKSNVAA
- a CDS encoding J domain-containing protein, whose amino-acid sequence is MKARKVPFELEDKKDGCCFKGCSAGGDYPAPKSPYNSKERYHFCLDHVKIYNKSWDFFSGMEQDEIEGFYIDSVTGHRRTFKRDATFRNFSEDELREKVYREFNFTGAKRERLKDIPDSQMKYMKVFGLTLPVTMRQIKNKYKELAKKYHPDVNGKGNEDKFKEVTEAYNYLKNCGIK
- the trmB gene encoding tRNA (guanosine(46)-N7)-methyltransferase TrmB produces the protein MIPDKRNNKPAMSDELMRSFGRVQGRKLGREQQWFVDNILPEVSVSVDNEINLPSIFSNQYKEFCIEIGFGKGEHLVGYAKNNPQIGFIGCEPFINGVARLLKYIHEEKTQNIKVLHGDARLLLEKLGAGSVDKIFVLFPDPWPKVRHHKKRIINQDMLGLISGVLKKDGILEVATDHVEYGQWIFEHLEAFEGLKKISVSNDPPSDWVRTNYQAKAEKQGRGAKFLRYMNI
- the metK gene encoding methionine adenosyltransferase — encoded protein: MSIRIDEEKGTKKEEYLFTSESVSEGHPDKVCDQISDAIVDEYLGKYGESRVAVETLVTTNKIVLAGEVRCPVEVSHERLEEVARGVVKDIGYEQEGFHWRNADIDIYIHEQSADIAQGVDAGGNKDEGAGDQGLMFGYACDETDVFMPAPIHYSHRILKALADARHSGEAKGLGPDAKSQVTYGYEGGIPTRVDAVLVSTQHEEGVSQEEVREIVRKYVTKALPEGMFTDKTRFLTNPTGKFVIGGPDGDCGLTGRKIIVDTYGGAAPHGGGAFSGKDPTKVDRSAAYMARYLAKNVVASGCANQCDIQIAYAIGVSEPVSFYVNTFGNNHVDNKKLESRIKELVRLTPRGIREHLGLNKPIYRKTAAYGHFGRTPSDDGSFPWEKTDLIDDLKDLL
- a CDS encoding deoxyribodipyrimidine photo-lyase, yielding MTDLIIHRFRQDLRISDNPSLYEAAKKGRVLPIYIFDDSTKNLRQMGESSLVWLHYALHDLNKKLGGNLKIFKGEPAKILSDIINKSQAKAVYWNRCYEPWAIVGDKNIKEKLKNDGIEVESFNGSLLLEPWEALKDDGSPYRVFTPFYKKNYQLKEFPEPLKEPEKLNVYTKNIGETDINSLKLLPEIKWHDELLKKWDISEDGAKERLFAFLDDGIKDYKKGRNFPAQNNNSRLSPYLHFGQISPRQIWNSVLFYEQNENTENFCVELAWREFSYNLLYYYPDLPWDNLQKKFDKFPWKKNDGFLKKWQKGMTGYPIVDAGMRELWQTGFMHNRIRMVVASFLVKNLLIDWREGEKWFWDCLFDADLANNAAGWQWVAGCGADAAPYFRVFNPINQGERFDASGQYTRKYVPELAKLPDKYLFKPWEAPQDILDKAKIELGKTYPYPIIDAAKTRKEALGAYEKIK
- the thrC gene encoding threonine synthase, giving the protein MKYISTRGKAPVLSFEDVVIAGLASDGGLYVPESVPTFGKDEIASFKGLSYEELMLKIITPFIEDEIPQSILQDIIKESYLQFRDADIAPVKKIAENEYLLELFHGPTMAFKDFALQFLGRIFDYILTKRNQDVVIVGATSGDTGSAAIEGCRHSKHVQIYIMHPHNRVSDVQRKQMTTVLADNVYNIALEGNFDDCQHIVKELFADQGFLSGQALVAVNSINWCRIMAQIVYYFYAGLKLGSPEKEMIFSVPTGNFGDIFAGFLAKKMGLPIKQLIVATNKNDILHRFFESNDYSRGGLEKTLSPSMDIQVSSNFERYLFYLYNQDAQRIDEIMKRFKAGEGISVEVDKLAEAKKLFSSLSIDDDATCQTIRQVFDESGEIIDPHTATGVRAARDKAVKGSNPIITIATAHPAKFPEAIEKSGVDEAKLPECLYGLMAAEERYEVLANDIDTVKEFIVSGKKCNEQTGA
- a CDS encoding carboxypeptidase M32, producing MDNYKTLEKIFKKLNDIEQASAVLHWDMATKMPAGGAEARAEQLATLGDIHHAILTDDGVGDLLESAGINGRKLNDWQKANLNEMKRAWNHNASVPAKLISELTREGAKCEIVWREARSNNDFKKLLPHLKKVVSLVREIAKLKGEAFGCSPYDALLDRYDPDRKSKQLDKVFDNLKEFLPDFISQVVEKQKSEKVTQIKGPFDIEKQKMIASKMLEVIGFDRDYGRLDESLHPFCGGYPTDIRITTRYDKDDFIPSLMGVVHEAGHAMYEEGLPKKWLNQPVGKARGMSIHESQSLLIEMQACRSREFINFVSGVLKKEFNSKSKSLNPDNLYHIYNKVEPSLIRVDADEVTYPAHIILRYYIEKYIISGDMEVEDLPEAWNQGMKKFLGIKVKDDKDGCMQDIHWMDGAFGYFPTYTLGAIYASQLFDAANHNNNDIMPSIGKGDFKPLKEWLNKNVHEKGSKMSSDEIVKGATGSELDVEVYKNHLKKRYLEG